One window from the genome of Salvelinus fontinalis isolate EN_2023a chromosome 3, ASM2944872v1, whole genome shotgun sequence encodes:
- the LOC129851296 gene encoding GTPase IMAP family member 7-like, with product MQDSRIVHRTRLDCTICVQRSDEAVKFCQDCKATFCENHVRDHYQVPGLMQHTLVEATEGRKTIPNVDDHVHETYVETEQTVTQVCSWKTAFFVSLLGILILVLALVGLVCYADLCVTVHGSEVGFQQRIVLLGKTGSEKRASGNTILGREAFKVEASPSYGPQCEEQDAVVGRNNITMINTPDVLPSEDVAGKVARCINISTPHVFLLVIRLCNWCTEEEKKTVKWMNENFAEEALKYTIVLFTGGDQLEGKPVEKYLMDNSDSLKLLSMCGGRHHVFNNKEKNDLTQVTELLEKIDGLLNENRGYYHVTNILTRRDEESMRREEALRKILEQEVRKRDAAIATIREEEEKKRDAAIATIREEEEKKRDAAIATIREEEEKKRDAAIATIREGEEKKRDAAIATIREEEEKKRETEERKVCEGEDEGRMVIDNLALKVSGSEMYVGVTVITMIILIVL from the exons ATGCAGGATAGCAGAATAGTACATCGTACCAGACTGGACTGTACCATATGTGTCCAGCGCAGTGACGAAGCTGTGAAGTTCTGCCAGGATTGCAAGGCTACTTTCTGTGAGAACCATGTTAGAGACCACTACCAGGTCCCAGGACTGATGCAACACACTTTGGTGGAGGCCACTGAAGGAAGGAAAACCATTCCAAATGTAGATGATCACGTCCATGAAACATATGTTGAAACAGAACAAACTGTGACTCAG GTCTGCTCATGGAAAACAGCCTTCTTCGTCAGTCTTCTGGGGATTCTCATACTGGTACTTGCCCTGGTAGGACTTGTGTGTTATGCAGACTTGTGTGTCACTGTCCATG GGTCTGAGGTGGGATTTCAGCAACGGATTGTTCTGCTGGGGAAGACTGGATCAGAGAAGAGAGCATCAGGAAACACCATCCTGGGAAGAGAGGCCTTTAAAGTGGAGGCTTCACCTTCGTATGGGCCACAGTGTGAGGAACAAGATGCTGTTGTGGGCCGAAATAACATAACTATGATTAACACCCCAGATGTGTTGCCATCTGAGGACGTTGCAGGTAAAGTAGCTCGATGCATCAACATCTCAACACCTCACGTGTTCCTGCTGGTGATCAGGTTGTGCAATTGGTGcacagaagaggagaagaaaacTGTCAAATGGATGAACGAGAACTTTGCGGAGGAGGCCCTTAAATACACCATTGTGCTGTTCACTGGTGGAGACCAGCTAGAAGGGAAACCAGTGGAGAAGTATCTAATGGACAACAGTGATTCCCTAAAGCTTCTCAGTATGTGTGGTGGTAGACATCACGTCTTCAATAACAAAGAAAAGAATGACCTCACTCAGGTCACAGAGCTGCTGGAGAAGATAGACGGATTATTGAATGAGAATAGGGGATACTATCATGTGACAAACATCTTGACCCGGAGGGACGAGGAGAgcatgaggagggaggaggctCTGAGAAAGATACTGGAACAGGAGGTTAGAAAGAGGGATGCAGCCATAGCAACgataagagaggaggaggagaaaaagagggatGCAGCCATAGCAACgataagagaggaggaggagaaaaagagggatGCAGCCATAGCAACgataagagaggaggaggagaaaaagagggatGCAGCCATAGCAACgataagagagggggaggagaaaaagagggatGCAGCCATAGCAACgataagagaggaggaggagaaaaagagggagactgAAGAGAGAAAAGTCTGTGAGGGGGAAGATGAAGGGAGGATGGTCATTGATAATCTGGCATTGAAAGTCTCAGGCTCAGAAATGTATGTTGGAGTAACAGTGATCACAATGATCATACTAATTGTCCTTTAA